The Penaeus chinensis breed Huanghai No. 1 chromosome 29, ASM1920278v2, whole genome shotgun sequence genome window below encodes:
- the LOC125040461 gene encoding integumentary mucin C.1-like — MSKVSKKKKPSSLYAVNRAKEKYAPVYTNSKGASVGVGVDEPIEVIEMGAGLDSTRLQVRKVGSTPQSDHTVPHPALGVPSILHPTTTTTTPSTPVTTTTTTTTTTTTTTTTSTTSTTTTSPTTTLPERYCEIKRPWDVKSRIIEEHTSVRVSCTRRKRK, encoded by the exons atgaGCAAGGTAAGTA AGAAGAAGAAGCCCTCCTCGCTCTACGCCGTCAACCGAGCCAAGGAGAAGTACGCCCCCGTCTACACCAACAGCAAGGGTGccagcgtgggcgtgggcgtggatgAGCCCATAGAAGTCATCGAGATGGGCGCGGGCCTCGATAGCACTCGCCTACAGGTCAGGAAAGTGGGCAGTACCCCGCAGAGTGACCACACGGTGCCCCATCCTGCTCTCGGTGTCCCGTCGATCCTgcaccctaccaccaccaccaccacgccctCTACGCCTGTAACGACGACCACCACTACGACGACTACGACTACCACTACGACCACCACGAGCACCACGTCTACGACCACTACATCGCCGACGACTACGTTACCAGAGA GGTACTGCGAGATCAAGAGGCCTTGGGATGTGAAATCTCGTATCATTGAGGAACACACGAGTGTCCGGGTAAGTTGCACGcgaagaaaacgtaaataa